The Anabaena sp. PCC 7108 region CTCCCTGCTGCCAAAACTGCTTGAAAATCTCTCCTGGTTCTCTATCCCAAGTATCAATATGCTCATAAATCAACTCTTCCCCATTCAATTTATAAGTCGAATACCCATTAAAAAATAACCGCGCTTGCCAAGGAACCCGCAAAATCCCCCGCACAGTCCACTGAGCTAAAATTGTATCTTCCGCCGACTGAGATACATCATGTAAATCAAAAGCAATTTCTGTAAAAAATAGCTTGGCATGGAACCGCAAAGTCCAAAAAATAATCCG contains the following coding sequences:
- a CDS encoding DUF2358 domain-containing protein → MKLQIERIIATLKQDLPTLFAKDISYNIYTEDIFFRDPVNKFQGKFNYRIIFWTLRFHAKLFFTEIAFDLHDVSQSAEDTILAQWTVRGILRVPWQARLFFNGYSTYKLNGEELIYEHIDTWDREPGEIFKQFWQQGEKM